In Phaseolus vulgaris cultivar G19833 chromosome 7, P. vulgaris v2.0, whole genome shotgun sequence, the genomic stretch TATGATACTGAAAGTTTTCTCATTCCGCCCAAAGCTGGGAGGAAGTGTGCAAAGCGTGTTGATAGCATATGGGGTGCTTGGTTTTTCTTCAGCTTTTACTTTAAGCCTTCTCTAAATGACAAGTCTAAGGCCAAGATTGTCAGGGATAGCAACGGTGTTTCAGGGTTCGATAAAACTGATCTGAAGCTTGATGTTTTCATGGTTCAACATGATATGGAAAACATGTACATGTGGGTTTTCAAGGAGAGGCCGGAGAATGCATTGGGTAAGATGCAGCTGAGGAGTTACATGAATGGGCATTCTCGCCAAGGGGAGTGCCCGTTTCCTTTTAGTGTTGACAAGGGTTTTGTTCGATCCCACCGGATGCAGCGAAAGCATTACAGAGGACTATCAAACCCTCAGTGTGTGCATGGCATTGAGGTTGTTTCCGCACCCAATCTAATGACCCTGGATGAGGATGATCGAAAAAGGTGGATAGAACTCACTGGGCGAGATTTAAATTTCACAATCCCAGCTGAAGCAAGTGATTTCAGTTCATGGAGAAATCTTCCCAACACGGACTTTGAGCTTGAGAGACCACCTCCCCCAATCAAGAGTGGTCCTAATGCACACTCGAAGAAACTGCTTAATGGATCTGGCCTTAATTTATCAACTCATCTCTCTAACCACAGTAATGGTGATGGGTTGGACCTCTCTCCTGTTAGCAGCAAAAAGAGGAAGGACTTTTTCCCTcatggaaatgaagaagaatgTTACTTGGCTGTTAATCCTCCATCTGATCGTATTCCAGATATAGAAATGCACCCAAGTGAGCCACACTGGTTGAATGACTTCAGTGGGGTGATAAAGAGTGTTCATGGACCAGTTACAGCTGCAAAAACTATTTATGAGGATGAACAAGGTTACTTGATCATCATCAGTCTTCCTTTTGTAGATCTTCCAAATGTGAAAGTTTCATGGAGGAACACTTTGACTCATGGTATCATAAAGGTTTCATGTATGAGCATTTCTCGAAAACCTTTCATCCAGAGACATGATAGGACATTCAAGCTTACAGATCCATCATTAGAGCACTGCCCTCCTGGAGAATTTGTTCGAGAAATCCCTCTTTCAACTCGAATTCCCGAAGATGCCAATATAGAAGCATACTATGACGGACAAGGATCAGTGCTTGAGATCCTAGTGCCCAAACATCGTGTGGGACCAGAAGAGCATGAAGTCCGAGTTTGCCTTCGCCCGAATCTGGGAGGGAATGATCTTAACTTGAGATAGTCATTTTACAAATTGTTAGGGATACCAGTATGGTGCGCAGGTCATTGTTTTCTAACTGTGTACCTTTACAGTGTTATTTGCAATAGAATTGTGTCTTGTATGTTTTTCTCTAGCAATTTTAGCTCACTGACCCGGTTCCTTTTGTTCCGGCTTTTGATTATTAGCAGTGTTAAACACCTAGTTCTCATAATTTATAAGAAATTACCCATTCATACCTTCGGAATAAATTTCGACCATTACTTGGATTTTGATATATTATCCCTTTGTTCTGAAGTATCTCGTATTTTTTATAGAATTGTATACCAGAGGGTTGTTTTGCCTGGCAATGCGTATTTGTTTTCTGAAATGCGCCCTGTAGTTGCAATATAGCAAGACTTGTGATGAATATGGAGAACAAATAAAACTGCTCCTATTCATCTTTAAATGTAACCATATTAACGTCGTTCGCTATGTTACACAAGAGTGGGTGGGATTGTTACGGAAAGTCTGAAACCATTGTCCGATATACCCACACCTTTCTAATAGAAACTTAAATTCGATGTACGTTTCCTTTCAAAACTACGTTGGAATGTTGGTAAAAGGAAAAAAGTCCACACTCACTATGATATTAGAAATCCTGAAGAAACTGTTATATGTGGAATGTATTTCTTGTTTTCTGAAACTTCCAAAATGGTAAATTGACTAAATAGCAAAATATATGTTACCTATCTATCTCCTTCTGTGATTCGGGAAAGATTCTTATTAGGATTGTAATTGGCTAAACCTGTTTGAAGTGAGGCTTTGAAGCTGTAGCTCTCCGGAGAAAAAGACGCAAAAGGGAAGGAGTTGGATATTTGTGTGGTGAGTGTTTAGAGGTCAAGGGATGGATGATGAGATAGAATGGACGGAGAAGCTTTTCCTTCATGTTTGTTGGTCAAGGATGGGATCTAAATGAAATGATGAGTTTATTcctctcctttttttttatgtccTTGCTTTCAACTTTtattgttttccctctttattTGGTCATTAAATACTTCTCCCATTTACGCGATTGGAAGCCTACTGCCCCTTGATAAAGTAGATGTATGGACTCAAGTCTCTAAGCTCGGAGCTTGAAGCGGAGGGGTTGTTGTGTTATTTGTGCTCGATTAGTCCAGGATGGTTTATTAACATTACTGATAGGATATGACTGTAACGTAAGATAATTAAGTATTTAATAGGTCAATCTCGATGATGTCATCCATGCatttaaattatctttaaaaCATATCTAAATAATTAGTGAATAAGGATTGAAATCACAACTTTATAAGATTATAATAGGAAAGAAAGAACACGAGAGGATAAAAGGAGAgacaagaaaaaagaagaaaaggtaGACTAGAAAGTAACTAGAACATTTTTTTATGTAGGACAGGTAAAATTAATCTTGCATCATTCTAAGATGCGAACAACACGAGAGACTATGGCTAATGGAGAGGAAGAGGAGACGATGATCAATACTATGCAAAATATGATGGCCATGATGGAAGAAAtaaggagaaaaaaatattagtggTGTTCTAGGCAGGTCAGTGGGCGACCTTAACCCATAACATTCATGATAATTAAGAACAAGTGTGTTCTTAACCTAATTTGTAATCTGCTTATTTATAAGGTTTCATCTAGGGTTTAGCCAAGTGTGGATCTCTTGTCTGGAAATTCTCTGCTACCTGCTCCATCACTAATTGTGAATCACTTCTAACCACTAACCTTTTCACTCCCATATCAATTGCTATTCTCATCCTATATTCTGCTCCATCACTAACCTttatattctgcttgattgttactagCCTGAAATGCGAACTTTAAAGATTGTTCCACCAACATTCCATCTGGACCCTAAAAAATTATGCCTGCTCCACTGCCTTGGATATTAGATGCTCCATCCATTGATAAAATCCACCC encodes the following:
- the LOC137829482 gene encoding uncharacterized protein codes for the protein MGLASLSMENHHPSTLLSMDSSASSHEELDLEMNRQIVLSCPPDINLPLSAERSPPLQPWNSEPCDILDVGLGTQGYDTESFLIPPKAGRKCAKRVDSIWGAWFFFSFYFKPSLNDKSKAKIVRDSNGVSGFDKTDLKLDVFMVQHDMENMYMWVFKERPENALGKMQLRSYMNGHSRQGECPFPFSVDKGFVRSHRMQRKHYRGLSNPQCVHGIEVVSAPNLMTLDEDDRKRWIELTGRDLNFTIPAEASDFSSWRNLPNTDFELERPPPPIKSGPNAHSKKLLNGSGLNLSTHLSNHSNGDGLDLSPVSSKKRKDFFPHGNEEECYLAVNPPSDRIPDIEMHPSEPHWLNDFSGVIKSVHGPVTAAKTIYEDEQGYLIIISLPFVDLPNVKVSWRNTLTHGIIKVSCMSISRKPFIQRHDRTFKLTDPSLEHCPPGEFVREIPLSTRIPEDANIEAYYDGQGSVLEILVPKHRVGPEEHEVRVCLRPNLGGNDLNLR